From a region of the Rathayibacter sp. VKM Ac-2804 genome:
- a CDS encoding serine hydrolase domain-containing protein, protein MTPELLDRFAHWFDEGAPVAPSLSWALFDRDGLIAQHGRGEHRLDGAVPAPGTVHRIASMSKSFEAAAVLILRDRGLLDLDDRVSAHVPEFADPIDAAGRELPVTIRMLLSNCSGLPEDNGWADHVMAMPRAEFLELIARGLTFTERPGEVYQYSNIGFWLLGVIVENVSGEDFVAFATRTVLEPLGLASTRYDVGAYPAGADLARGFSSFDEGATWTARPSTGTGVGACAASMYSTVGDIARWSGWLSAAFTGDDAAENGDEAVLSRASRREMQRGWTPVPALSPRVGESTLDGSAYGLGLVIEQDVRFGAIAHHSGGLPGWSSNMRWHLESGLGVVVFATTNGAKLAAAATGLLRAALEDTDPPARTIALHPSTLAAAEAIEAAIAGPGDLLRAEELSGGVLFSPNLLSDVPAEVRARRLAAVLAEVGGLRERPTVLPLRERLVWSASAAQVAFSLPGRDGELEVRLEMTPTIPALLQRLDIVKREALESPPVVRSYRPTLD, encoded by the coding sequence ATGACTCCGGAGCTCCTCGACAGGTTCGCGCACTGGTTCGACGAGGGGGCGCCGGTCGCGCCGTCGCTGAGCTGGGCGCTGTTCGACCGCGACGGGCTGATCGCTCAGCACGGTCGCGGGGAGCACCGCCTCGACGGCGCGGTGCCCGCACCCGGCACCGTGCACCGCATCGCCTCGATGTCGAAGAGCTTCGAGGCGGCGGCGGTGCTGATCCTCCGCGACCGCGGACTGCTCGACCTCGACGACCGGGTGAGCGCGCACGTGCCGGAGTTCGCGGACCCGATCGACGCCGCAGGCCGGGAACTGCCGGTGACGATTCGGATGCTGCTCAGCAACTGCTCGGGGCTGCCCGAGGACAACGGCTGGGCCGACCACGTGATGGCGATGCCGCGCGCCGAGTTCCTCGAGCTGATCGCGCGCGGGCTGACCTTCACGGAGCGGCCCGGCGAGGTCTACCAGTACTCGAACATCGGCTTCTGGCTGCTCGGGGTGATCGTCGAGAACGTCTCCGGCGAGGACTTCGTCGCCTTCGCGACCCGGACCGTCCTGGAGCCGCTCGGTCTCGCGAGCACGCGCTACGACGTGGGCGCCTACCCCGCGGGCGCCGATCTCGCGCGGGGCTTCAGCAGCTTCGACGAGGGCGCGACCTGGACCGCCCGCCCGTCCACCGGCACCGGCGTGGGCGCCTGCGCGGCGAGCATGTACAGCACGGTCGGCGACATCGCGCGCTGGAGCGGGTGGCTGTCGGCGGCGTTCACGGGCGACGACGCCGCGGAGAACGGCGACGAGGCGGTGCTCAGCCGCGCCTCGCGCCGCGAGATGCAGCGCGGCTGGACGCCGGTGCCCGCCCTCAGTCCCCGCGTCGGCGAGAGCACCCTCGACGGCTCCGCCTACGGCCTCGGCCTCGTGATCGAGCAGGACGTCCGCTTCGGCGCGATCGCCCACCACTCCGGCGGGCTGCCCGGCTGGTCCTCCAACATGCGCTGGCACCTGGAGTCGGGTCTGGGAGTCGTGGTCTTCGCGACCACCAACGGCGCGAAGCTCGCCGCCGCGGCCACGGGCCTGCTCCGCGCAGCGCTCGAGGACACGGACCCGCCGGCCCGGACCATCGCGCTGCACCCGTCGACGCTGGCGGCAGCGGAGGCGATCGAGGCCGCGATCGCCGGTCCCGGCGACCTTCTGCGGGCGGAGGAGCTCTCCGGCGGCGTCCTGTTCAGCCCCAACCTCCTCAGCGACGTGCCGGCCGAGGTGCGCGCCCGCCGCCTCGCCGCCGTGCTGGCGGAGGTCGGCGGACTCAGGGAGCGGCCGACCGTGCTCCCCCTGCGCGAGCGGCTGGTCTGGAGCGCCTCCGCGGCCCAGGTCGCCTTCTCCCTGCCCGGCCGGGACGGCGAACTCGAGGTCCGACTCGAGATGACGCCGACGATCCCCGCGCTGCTGCAGCGCCTCGACATCGTGAAGCGGGAGGCGCTCGAGTCGCCCCCGGTGGTGCGCTCGTACCGCCCGACCCTGGACTGA
- a CDS encoding excinuclease ABC subunit UvrA: protein MTARTPDDHRLDRVRVRGARENNLRDVDVDIPRDALVAFTGVSGSGKSSLAFGTLYAEAQRRYFESVAPYARRLIDQVGVPDVDAIDGLPPAVALPQRRSGGSARSTLGSATTLSSVVRMVFSRVGTYPEGAPMLLAEDFSANTVQGACPACHGIGRVYDVPEELMVPDGSLSIRDGALAAWPTAWHGKQLRDSLISLGYDIDVPWATLPAEEREWILYTQESPQVPVWTDRGPAEVRAAVAAGAEPRYMSTFLGVKRYVMDTFAGSKSARMRERAATFLVSVACPDCHGKRVKPEALAVSFEGLDITELSALPLEELAALLTRVLEPEWVPVGGAPLAPETRLAAQRLVSDLLGRMAPIVDLGLGYLSLDRSTPTLSSGELQRMRLATQVLSRLFGVVFVLDEPSTGLHPADTEALLGILRALKDSGNTVFFVEHSLDVIREADWIVDIGPAAGSGGGTVVYSGELDGLREVDHSITRRYLFPETAEPTPPLPERRTPDARVRLVDVARNNLRGLDVAFPLGALTAVTGVSGSGKSTLVNQALPELLRASLQADLAGESPEPDESSSDDPLLDADSGVTTGSATGPAERLRRVVQVGQTPIGRTSRSNVATYTGLFDRVRALFAATPEAKCRRYGAGRFSFNMPSGRCPVCKGEGTMEVELLFLPTVQAPCTACGGTRYNAETLEVTWGGRSIAEVLALSVAEAREVFAEETEIGRHLDALLDVGLGYVALGQPAPELSGGEAQRVKLASELRRAQRGDTLYLLDEPTSGLHPADADRLLGHLQHLVDAGNTVIVVEHDMRIVADADWVIDLGPGAGDAGGSIVATGTPEQVARAEGSRTAPYLLAALERRS, encoded by the coding sequence ATGACTGCGCGCACTCCCGACGACCACCGCCTCGACCGGGTCCGCGTCCGCGGCGCCCGCGAGAACAACCTCCGCGACGTGGACGTCGACATCCCGCGCGACGCCCTGGTCGCCTTCACCGGCGTCTCCGGCTCGGGCAAGAGCTCGCTCGCGTTCGGCACGCTCTACGCGGAGGCGCAGCGCCGCTACTTCGAGTCGGTGGCGCCGTACGCGCGGCGGCTGATCGACCAGGTCGGGGTGCCGGACGTCGACGCGATCGACGGACTCCCGCCGGCCGTCGCGCTGCCGCAGCGCCGCTCCGGCGGCTCGGCGAGGTCGACGCTGGGCAGCGCGACCACACTCTCGTCCGTGGTGCGGATGGTCTTCTCCCGGGTCGGCACCTACCCCGAGGGCGCGCCGATGCTCCTCGCGGAGGACTTCTCCGCGAACACCGTCCAGGGGGCCTGCCCCGCCTGCCACGGGATCGGCCGCGTCTACGACGTGCCCGAGGAGCTGATGGTGCCGGACGGCTCGCTCTCGATCCGCGACGGCGCGCTCGCGGCCTGGCCGACCGCCTGGCACGGCAAGCAGCTGCGCGACAGCCTGATCTCGCTCGGCTACGACATCGACGTGCCATGGGCGACGCTGCCGGCGGAGGAGCGCGAGTGGATCCTGTACACGCAGGAGTCGCCGCAGGTGCCGGTCTGGACGGATCGCGGGCCGGCCGAGGTGCGGGCGGCCGTGGCGGCAGGGGCCGAGCCGCGGTACATGAGCACGTTCCTCGGGGTGAAGCGCTACGTGATGGACACCTTCGCCGGCTCCAAGAGCGCCCGGATGCGCGAGCGCGCGGCGACCTTCCTGGTCAGCGTCGCCTGCCCGGACTGCCACGGCAAGCGGGTCAAGCCGGAGGCCCTGGCGGTGAGCTTCGAGGGGCTGGACATCACCGAGCTGTCGGCGCTGCCGCTGGAGGAGCTCGCGGCACTGCTGACCCGCGTGCTCGAGCCGGAATGGGTGCCGGTGGGCGGAGCGCCCCTTGCTCCGGAGACGCGGCTCGCCGCCCAGCGCCTGGTCTCGGATCTGCTCGGCCGGATGGCGCCGATCGTCGACCTCGGCCTCGGCTACCTGTCGCTGGACCGCTCGACGCCGACGCTGTCCTCGGGCGAGCTGCAGCGGATGCGCCTCGCGACGCAGGTGCTCTCGCGCCTGTTCGGCGTGGTCTTCGTCCTGGACGAGCCGTCGACCGGGCTGCACCCGGCCGACACCGAGGCGCTGCTCGGCATCCTGCGCGCGCTGAAGGACAGCGGCAACACGGTCTTCTTCGTCGAGCACTCGCTCGACGTGATCCGCGAGGCCGACTGGATCGTCGACATCGGCCCGGCGGCCGGCTCGGGCGGCGGCACCGTCGTCTACTCGGGCGAGCTCGACGGGCTGCGCGAGGTGGACCACTCGATCACCCGGCGCTACCTCTTCCCCGAGACCGCGGAGCCGACGCCGCCGCTGCCCGAGCGGCGGACGCCCGACGCGCGGGTCCGGCTGGTCGACGTGGCGCGGAACAACCTGCGCGGGCTCGACGTCGCGTTCCCGCTCGGGGCGCTGACCGCGGTGACGGGAGTCTCCGGATCGGGCAAGTCGACGCTGGTCAATCAGGCGCTGCCGGAGCTGCTGCGCGCGAGCCTGCAGGCCGATCTGGCGGGGGAGAGCCCGGAGCCGGACGAGTCGTCCTCCGACGACCCGCTGCTCGACGCCGACTCCGGCGTCACGACCGGCAGCGCGACCGGACCTGCCGAGCGGCTGCGCCGGGTGGTGCAGGTCGGCCAGACGCCGATCGGTCGCACCTCGCGCTCCAACGTCGCCACCTATACCGGCCTGTTCGACCGCGTCCGCGCGCTCTTCGCGGCGACTCCCGAGGCGAAGTGCCGTCGCTACGGGGCCGGCCGCTTCTCCTTCAACATGCCCAGCGGCCGCTGCCCGGTCTGCAAGGGCGAGGGGACGATGGAGGTCGAGCTGCTCTTCCTGCCGACGGTGCAGGCGCCGTGCACGGCGTGCGGCGGCACGCGCTACAACGCCGAGACGCTCGAGGTGACCTGGGGCGGACGGTCGATCGCCGAGGTGCTCGCGCTGAGCGTGGCGGAGGCCCGCGAGGTCTTCGCCGAGGAGACGGAGATCGGCCGGCACCTCGACGCGCTGCTCGACGTGGGTCTCGGCTACGTGGCGCTGGGGCAGCCGGCACCGGAGCTCTCCGGCGGTGAGGCGCAGCGGGTGAAGCTGGCCTCGGAGCTGCGGCGGGCGCAGCGCGGCGACACGCTCTACCTGCTCGACGAGCCGACGTCGGGTCTGCACCCGGCCGACGCGGACCGGCTGCTCGGCCACCTGCAGCACCTCGTCGACGCGGGCAACACGGTGATCGTCGTCGAGCACGACATGCGGATCGTCGCCGACGCGGACTGGGTGATCGACCTCGGCCCGGGGGCGGGCGACGCGGGCGGCTCGATCGTCGCCACGGGCACGCCCGAGCAGGTCGCGCGGGCGGAGGGCAGCCGGACGGCGCCGTACCTGCTGGCCGCGCTGGAGCGGCGCTCGTAG
- a CDS encoding M1 family metallopeptidase, whose translation MPAPARRVVPALLATALVAGALALPAPALADTAVKAGTSGGTSSGDPYFPGLGSSGFDALSYSLFLTYDPAPRALTGRAVVTLAPTQELSSFSFDLRGLTVSKVSVNTRGAAFSQVGDELTITPSRSLKKGAPTLVDIRYAGTTGNPVDGTGAPYGWWSTDDGALVASEPDGASTWYPVNDSPADKARYSFTLTVPEGRTAVANGVPVGSPVTRNGWTTSSWVETSPMASYLAMVNIGDYDLVRSRAGGVVSIDAVDRDITGDARASTNAALARQGDIIDYFTRVFGPYPFRSGGAVVDDDEIGYALETQGRSFYSGGADTSTVAHEISHQWFGDSVTPRVWADIWLNEGFATYAEWLWAEHDGGPTVAESAAEVAAIPADDPFWATEVADPGALGLFDSPIYARGGLTLVELRSTIGEAAFGTLLQRWAAENRYGNVTTADLQDLAESVSGQDLTAFFDTWLRTPSKPAGL comes from the coding sequence ATGCCCGCCCCCGCTCGCCGTGTCGTCCCGGCGCTCCTCGCCACCGCCCTCGTCGCCGGGGCTCTCGCGCTCCCGGCTCCCGCCCTCGCCGACACGGCCGTGAAGGCCGGGACGAGCGGCGGCACCAGCTCCGGCGACCCGTACTTCCCCGGCCTCGGCAGCTCGGGCTTCGACGCCCTGAGCTACAGCCTCTTCCTCACCTACGACCCCGCTCCGCGGGCGCTCACCGGCCGGGCCGTCGTGACCCTCGCGCCGACGCAGGAGCTGAGCTCGTTCTCCTTCGATCTGCGCGGGCTGACGGTCTCGAAGGTCTCGGTGAACACGCGCGGCGCCGCCTTCAGCCAGGTCGGCGACGAGCTGACGATCACGCCGTCCCGCTCGTTGAAGAAGGGCGCGCCGACCCTGGTCGACATCCGCTACGCCGGCACGACCGGCAACCCGGTCGACGGCACCGGCGCCCCCTACGGCTGGTGGTCGACGGACGACGGCGCCCTGGTCGCGAGCGAGCCCGACGGAGCGTCGACCTGGTACCCGGTCAACGACTCGCCGGCCGACAAGGCCCGCTACTCCTTCACCCTCACCGTGCCGGAGGGGCGCACCGCCGTCGCGAACGGCGTCCCGGTGGGCTCGCCCGTCACCCGCAACGGCTGGACCACCTCCAGCTGGGTCGAGACGAGCCCGATGGCCAGCTACCTGGCGATGGTGAACATCGGCGACTACGACCTCGTGCGCTCGCGCGCGGGCGGAGTGGTCAGCATCGACGCCGTCGACCGCGACATCACCGGCGACGCGCGCGCGAGCACCAACGCCGCGCTCGCGCGCCAGGGCGACATCATCGACTACTTCACGCGGGTCTTCGGCCCGTACCCGTTCCGCTCGGGCGGAGCCGTGGTCGACGACGACGAGATCGGCTACGCCCTCGAGACGCAGGGACGGTCGTTCTACTCGGGCGGCGCCGACACCTCGACCGTCGCGCACGAGATCTCGCACCAGTGGTTCGGCGACAGCGTCACCCCGCGGGTGTGGGCGGACATCTGGCTGAACGAGGGCTTCGCCACCTACGCCGAGTGGCTGTGGGCGGAGCACGACGGCGGCCCGACCGTCGCGGAGTCCGCCGCCGAGGTCGCGGCGATCCCCGCCGACGATCCCTTCTGGGCGACGGAGGTCGCCGATCCGGGAGCGCTCGGCCTCTTCGACAGCCCGATCTACGCGCGCGGCGGACTCACGCTGGTCGAGCTGCGCTCCACGATCGGCGAGGCGGCCTTCGGCACGCTGCTGCAGCGCTGGGCGGCCGAGAACCGCTACGGGAACGTGACCACGGCCGACCTGCAGGACCTCGCCGAGTCCGTCTCGGGCCAGGACCTGACCGCCTTCTTCGACACCTGGCTCCGCACGCCGTCGAAGCCCGCGGGGCTGTAG
- a CDS encoding DUF222 domain-containing protein, with translation MDEYNGAEATEGRPGVVAAVGAVLDVAADLGRTSAKFLLARAEAMHLAYRTALTVPQEFARGSRLSRSEASDLAERSIRAEFAVRLRVSEREASKVLDHALLLVEDLPRTRALLAEGRLLWESGEIIGATAATLPTTSRAAFDERAAEVAPEVTPTQLRRIVARLREELHEEPLTRRHVRARQDRAVWVASEVDGMATLCALLPAPDAMGIADRVDRIARILRDGGDERTLAQLKADVFTDLLRDGDIAGTTPAAPAPPPGRRPTTLSSGATAERRPSRTSSAPARRTTTSATATGGPTSAARTAASSGPRRPAASSSSVRRPWPGRRRAPASRTHRPRSDGRGSRYALRATRPACTRAAALPPAGVPPRSIMLIEGPSQRAYRDPPLREAAPARYSPAGFDGVRSQVSKKAVRSWPETDSARSCRSAVVTFP, from the coding sequence ATGGATGAGTACAACGGAGCAGAAGCGACGGAGGGTCGGCCCGGGGTTGTCGCCGCCGTCGGGGCGGTGCTGGACGTCGCCGCCGACCTCGGCCGCACGTCGGCGAAGTTCCTCCTCGCACGTGCGGAGGCGATGCACCTCGCCTACCGCACGGCACTGACGGTCCCGCAGGAGTTCGCGCGCGGCAGCCGCCTGTCGAGGAGCGAGGCGAGCGACCTCGCCGAGCGGTCGATCCGGGCGGAGTTCGCGGTCAGGCTGCGAGTGTCCGAGCGGGAGGCGTCGAAGGTGCTGGATCACGCGCTCCTGCTGGTCGAGGATCTGCCGCGCACGCGTGCTCTGCTGGCCGAGGGCCGCCTGCTGTGGGAGTCGGGCGAGATCATCGGCGCGACCGCCGCGACCCTGCCCACGACCTCCCGCGCCGCGTTCGACGAGCGCGCGGCGGAGGTCGCCCCGGAGGTGACGCCGACGCAGCTGAGGAGGATCGTCGCCCGCTTGCGCGAGGAGCTGCACGAGGAGCCGCTCACCCGGCGGCACGTCCGCGCTCGCCAGGACCGTGCCGTCTGGGTCGCCTCCGAGGTCGACGGGATGGCGACCTTGTGCGCGCTGCTGCCGGCGCCGGACGCGATGGGCATCGCTGATCGCGTCGACCGCATCGCCCGCATTCTCCGGGACGGTGGCGACGAGCGCACGCTGGCGCAGCTGAAGGCGGACGTCTTCACCGATCTGCTGCGTGACGGCGACATCGCCGGGACCACGCCCGCTGCACCCGCACCGCCTCCCGGGCGGAGGCCGACCACACTCTCGAGTGGCGCAACGGCGGAGAGACGTCCCTCGAGAACCTCGTCTGCCCCTGCACGTCGCACCACCACGTCCGCCACGGCGACCGGTGGACCTACGTCCGCCGCCCGGACGGCAGCATCGTCTGGACCACGCCGACCGGCCGCCTCGTCGTCGTCCGTCCGCCGGCCCTGGCCGGGGCGCCGCCGGGCCCCCGCTTCGAGGACGCACCGCCCCCGTTCTGACGGACGCGGGTCTCGATACGCGCTGCGCGCTACTCGACCAGCATGCACGCGCGCCGCCGCGCTTCCTCCTGCAGGCGTGCCGCCGCGCTCCATCATGCTGATCGAGGGGCCCTCGCAGAGGGCGTATCGAGATCCACCGCTCCGCGAGGCGGCGCCAGCCCGCTACAGCCCCGCGGGCTTCGACGGCGTGCGGAGCCAGGTGTCGAAGAAGGCGGTCAGGTCCTGGCCCGAGACGGACTCGGCGAGGTCCTGCAGGTCGGCCGTGGTCACGTTCCCGTAG
- a CDS encoding GNAT family N-acetyltransferase, giving the protein MNASRELVDRWVAGWCASRGMLARSDGDGRLVEVAAETRSREYVVAEPSLPELHRLAAAVTTPDVWLTIVGDLDERGRDAVAGLDAVTSDERMMTTRLRTAARPPQVRIEENGRVAHARIEVEGEIAARGQAALSGGDAVFDRIETTPRFRRRGLGGLVMTGLSAWSAENGATTGLLMASVGGRALYTSLGWTEVAPIVTLRGRTGGGAGSS; this is encoded by the coding sequence ATGAACGCGTCGCGAGAGCTGGTGGACCGCTGGGTGGCGGGGTGGTGCGCATCGCGCGGGATGCTCGCGCGAAGCGACGGGGACGGCCGGCTCGTCGAGGTCGCGGCGGAGACCCGCTCCCGCGAGTACGTGGTCGCCGAGCCGTCGCTGCCCGAGCTGCACCGACTGGCCGCCGCCGTCACCACGCCCGACGTCTGGCTGACGATCGTCGGCGACCTCGACGAGCGCGGTCGCGACGCGGTGGCCGGCCTCGACGCCGTGACCAGCGACGAGCGGATGATGACCACCCGGCTCCGGACGGCCGCGAGGCCGCCGCAGGTGCGGATCGAAGAGAACGGTCGTGTCGCGCACGCCCGCATCGAGGTGGAGGGCGAGATCGCGGCGCGCGGGCAGGCGGCGCTGAGCGGCGGTGACGCCGTCTTCGATCGGATCGAGACGACTCCGCGGTTCCGCCGCCGCGGCCTCGGCGGCCTGGTGATGACCGGCCTCAGCGCCTGGTCGGCGGAGAACGGCGCGACCACGGGACTCCTGATGGCGAGCGTCGGCGGGCGCGCGCTCTACACGAGCCTCGGCTGGACGGAGGTGGCGCCGATCGTCACTCTGCGCGGGCGAACCGGCGGTGGCGCCGGGTCGTCCTGA
- a CDS encoding S66 peptidase family protein yields the protein MASITYPAPLRPGARVEVPAPSMGVPEHLHERLDAAVGSLSARGFDVRVRPHALTPGLVPASAAERVADLHDAFRTGDAVLPPWGGELAIELLDAVDWQALADARAWFVGWSDVSTLLLPLTTITGLATLNGANLMDEPWELPLEFERWTDVAALAPGSSFTQRAAPRRRGRPWGAWADEPLDRDRAYETPTRWRSLDGSADVAIRGRLIGGCLETVSLLAGTPYGDVPGFARRHAPEGTIVHLEAAESDAVTVLRMLTSLRLAGWFEDANGVLIGRTGGGAVPELSQDEAVRRALGDLNLPVVLDFDTGHQPPQLPLVNGALADVRLNGASGSITQHLVP from the coding sequence ATGGCGAGCATCACCTACCCCGCTCCGCTGCGCCCGGGAGCGCGCGTCGAAGTCCCCGCGCCGTCGATGGGCGTGCCGGAGCACCTGCACGAGCGGCTCGATGCGGCTGTCGGAAGCCTCTCGGCCCGCGGCTTCGACGTCCGGGTCCGTCCGCACGCCCTCACGCCCGGACTCGTGCCGGCGTCCGCCGCGGAGCGGGTCGCCGATCTGCACGACGCCTTCCGGACGGGCGACGCGGTCCTGCCGCCGTGGGGCGGTGAGCTGGCGATCGAGCTGCTCGACGCGGTCGACTGGCAGGCTCTGGCCGACGCTCGTGCGTGGTTCGTGGGCTGGTCGGACGTCTCCACCTTGCTCCTACCGCTGACGACGATCACCGGGCTGGCGACGCTGAACGGCGCGAACCTGATGGACGAGCCCTGGGAGCTCCCCCTCGAGTTCGAGCGGTGGACGGACGTCGCGGCCCTCGCGCCCGGGAGCTCCTTCACCCAGCGCGCCGCGCCGCGCCGCCGGGGCCGGCCCTGGGGAGCGTGGGCGGACGAGCCGCTCGACCGCGATCGCGCCTACGAGACGCCCACCCGCTGGCGCTCCCTCGACGGGAGTGCGGACGTCGCGATCCGCGGCCGTCTGATCGGCGGCTGCCTCGAGACGGTCTCGCTGCTGGCGGGCACGCCGTACGGCGACGTCCCCGGATTCGCGCGCCGGCACGCACCGGAGGGGACGATCGTCCACCTGGAGGCGGCCGAGTCCGACGCCGTCACCGTCCTCCGGATGCTCACCTCGCTGCGCCTCGCGGGCTGGTTCGAGGACGCGAACGGCGTCCTCATCGGCCGGACCGGCGGCGGTGCCGTTCCCGAGCTCAGCCAGGACGAGGCGGTGCGTCGGGCGCTCGGTGATCTGAATCTCCCCGTGGTCCTGGACTTCGACACGGGACATCAGCCGCCGCAGCTGCCGCTGGTGAACGGCGCGCTCGCGGACGTCCGGCTGAACGGCGCGAGCGGATCGATCACCCAGCACCTCGTGCCGTGA
- the ggt gene encoding gamma-glutamyltransferase, which translates to MATIRSLRRAALALVAVASLGVAGAAPAAALDWPFPGVPSGGLPSAQELRDALGGPVVSPSTSVGYGGAVSSVDALASRVGLEVLKRGGNAADAAVATASALGVTEPYSAGIGGGGYFVYFDAETGDVSTIDGRETAPAGITPDAFLDPATGAPYPFTPQLVSSGVAVGVPGTVATWDAAVDRFGTLPLPVVLAPSIVLAAHGFPVDETFRSQTLDNLERFQQFPDTAELFLPGGDAPAVGSTFRNPDLAKTLARIAARGPSAFYDGPLAAEIADTVQNPRLAEGSTLPAPAGSMTEDDLAGYSVAEQAPTHVSYRGLDVYGMAPSSSGGIAIGEALNILENHDLSAEDTGSALHLYLEASARAFADRGAYVGDPAYVDVPTETLLSQEFADSRDCTIDPATASTRPVAPGALDGVGCATALTAEQPDTENVSTTHLSVVDKWGNAASYTLTIEQTGGSAMTVPGRGFLLNNELTDFSATPVEGDPNSIEPGKRPRSSMSPTIVLEDGAVKFVVGSPGGATIITTVLQTLVNRIDLGMTLPEAVAAPRASQRNTASTSAEPGFIEAYADDLAPFGQQLTPSGDTFTSAAQIGAVAAIEVDPSGLMTAAAEPVRRGGGVGLVVTPEK; encoded by the coding sequence ATGGCCACGATTCGCAGTCTCCGACGGGCGGCGCTCGCGCTGGTCGCCGTCGCCTCCCTCGGAGTGGCGGGTGCCGCACCCGCCGCCGCGCTCGACTGGCCGTTCCCCGGCGTCCCGAGCGGCGGTCTTCCGTCCGCGCAGGAGCTCCGCGACGCCCTCGGCGGTCCGGTCGTCTCGCCGTCGACGTCGGTCGGCTACGGCGGTGCGGTCTCCTCCGTCGACGCGCTCGCCAGCCGAGTGGGTCTCGAGGTGCTGAAGCGCGGCGGCAACGCGGCCGACGCCGCGGTCGCCACGGCGTCCGCCCTCGGCGTGACCGAGCCCTACAGCGCCGGCATCGGCGGCGGCGGCTACTTCGTCTACTTCGACGCGGAGACCGGCGACGTGAGCACCATCGACGGCCGCGAGACAGCGCCGGCCGGCATCACTCCGGACGCCTTCCTCGACCCGGCGACGGGCGCGCCGTACCCGTTCACCCCCCAGCTCGTCTCGTCCGGAGTCGCGGTCGGCGTCCCCGGCACCGTCGCGACCTGGGACGCCGCGGTCGACCGCTTCGGCACCCTCCCGCTCCCCGTCGTGCTGGCCCCGTCGATCGTGCTCGCGGCCCACGGCTTCCCGGTCGACGAGACCTTCCGCAGCCAGACGCTCGACAACCTCGAGCGCTTCCAGCAGTTCCCCGACACCGCTGAGCTGTTCCTCCCCGGCGGCGACGCCCCGGCGGTCGGCAGCACCTTCCGCAATCCGGATCTCGCGAAGACCCTCGCACGGATCGCCGCCCGCGGGCCGAGCGCGTTCTACGACGGACCGCTCGCGGCCGAGATCGCCGACACGGTCCAGAACCCGCGTCTCGCCGAGGGCTCGACCCTCCCCGCCCCGGCCGGCTCGATGACCGAGGACGACCTCGCCGGCTACTCGGTGGCCGAGCAGGCGCCCACCCACGTCTCCTACCGCGGGCTCGACGTCTACGGCATGGCGCCCTCCTCCTCGGGCGGGATCGCGATCGGCGAGGCGCTGAACATCCTCGAGAATCACGACCTCTCCGCCGAGGACACCGGCAGCGCCCTGCACCTCTACCTCGAGGCCTCGGCCCGCGCCTTCGCCGACCGCGGCGCCTACGTCGGCGACCCGGCCTACGTCGACGTGCCGACCGAGACGCTGCTCAGCCAGGAGTTCGCGGACTCCCGCGACTGCACCATCGACCCGGCGACGGCCTCCACCCGGCCGGTCGCCCCGGGAGCGCTCGACGGCGTCGGCTGCGCGACCGCCCTCACCGCGGAGCAGCCCGACACCGAGAACGTCTCGACCACCCACCTCTCCGTCGTCGACAAGTGGGGCAACGCGGCGTCCTACACGCTGACGATCGAGCAGACGGGCGGCTCGGCGATGACCGTCCCCGGCCGCGGCTTCCTGCTCAACAACGAGCTGACCGACTTCTCCGCGACCCCCGTCGAGGGCGACCCGAACTCCATCGAGCCGGGCAAGCGCCCCCGCTCCTCGATGTCGCCGACGATCGTGCTCGAGGACGGCGCGGTGAAGTTCGTCGTCGGCTCGCCGGGCGGAGCGACGATCATCACGACGGTGCTGCAGACGCTGGTCAACCGCATCGACCTCGGCATGACCCTGCCGGAGGCGGTGGCCGCGCCGCGGGCCTCCCAGCGCAACACCGCGTCGACCTCCGCCGAGCCCGGGTTCATCGAGGCGTACGCCGACGATCTCGCGCCCTTCGGGCAGCAGCTGACGCCCTCGGGCGACACCTTCACCTCGGCCGCGCAGATCGGCGCAGTGGCCGCCATCGAGGTCGACCCCTCCGGCCTGATGACCGCGGCCGCCGAGCCCGTCCGCCGCGGCGGCGGCGTCGGCCTCGTCGTGACCCCGGAGAAGTGA